The DNA sequence GGAAGTTGGTAAAAAATACCCGTATTGAGGTTGAATGTGAGGTTCGGCAATATTCCCACGGAGGCAGATACGCGAGGCGAAAATTGATTAAGTGGGTTTTGCATTTGCTCGGAGAAGGTGTTTCCGTCAACTCTTGCACCTGCGGAAAGTACAAGGCGCTCATTGAAGAAGTTTTTACTCACCTGTCCAAACGCACCATATTTGTTGAAACCAAGGGCCGATTCAAAATCGACTGTGCCAAATTGTGTCTCTGCAAAGGTAGAATTGGTGTATTTGGCATATTCATAATTCACTCCATACGTCCATTTAAATCCACTGGCTCTGGCCGTACGTTCTATGCGGAGCTTATTCTCGATCTCTTGGGATTCATAATCCAGAATCAGATCGCCTGTTTCGGCATTGTTGTCTGAATATTTGATGGACTCATTATTCAGCATGTTCCGACTGGCAACTACCTGCCAAAATCCTCTTTCTCCGAAATACTTGTAGTTGACACCAAACGTGTAGCTCCACTGGGTTTGAACGGGTAGGTTACCTAGAATATATTTTTGGTAGTCTGTAGAGTCTGCTTCAAGATTCAATGCAAAATCGTCCAAGGCTCCCAAACTCACGATCTTGATTTCATGCTTTTGGCCTAGTCGGATTTTCTGTTTGAATTGGTAATCGTTGTAGGTGGGGAGAAATGGCAACGCCAATACCCGAAATAGGAATTGGAGATATGACCGACGATAGGAAAACATGAAGGACGAATTATCAGAAACCGGGCCCTCCAAGGTCAAGGCAAGGTCACTTGCCCCTAATGTTGCAGTAAATCCAAGTCTATCATCGCGCGCTTCACGCTGCCGAAACTCAAAAACTGAACTAAGTGCATTTCCACGATTGGCAGGAAAGGCTCCTGAAAAGAAATCTACCTCACCGATGAAGTCCACATTGATCAATCCAACTGGTCCACCTGAAGCACCTTGAGTCGCAAAGTGATTGATATTGGGAGTTTCAATCCCGTCAATGTAAAATCTGTTTTCATTGGGAGCTCCACCACGGATAAGGATATCATTTCGAAAGGAAACGGTACTAGCTACTCCCGGAAGAGACTGAATCACTTTTGAAATATCGCGGTTACCGCCAGGATTTCGTTTGATCTCGCTTGTACCAATCGTCCTGAGAGAAAGAGGGGCTTCCTCTATTTTCTTGAATGGAGATGCAGTAATCACCACAGAATCGGTTGTGTTTTCTGCCTCGTTCATGGGAATCTCCAATACAGTAGGCTTGGTTCCGATTACTTCTACCTCATACAAGACGTTCACCTCATATCCTGTATATCGAGCTTCAAGGTTGTAAAGCCCTGGAGGCAATCCCTGAATTTTAAATTCTCCCAAGGAATCTGTGTAGGAACCGAAATTGGTCTCCTGTACCCGAATGGTACCAAATGCCAATGGCGCTTTGGTCAATCCATCCACCAGGCGACCGTTGATGGTGCCAGTTTGGGCATGGATCGTAGCCGGCAAGCATATCATGACAATGAATGCCACAAGTGCCGAAAAAGGGCTGGTGCTTTTGATTGCTCCCATTTTTATTGTGAAATTGTACTAATCGTGATCTTAATTGCTCCGATTACGTAGCAATTATACAGCTTGTTTAATAATTTTCCATATTTGTTAAACAATAAAATTTACTTATGCCCCAACAACAGCCGAGTCAACGTGGATATAGCCTGATAGAGGAATTGGTCAGAGAGGTAGCTGATTTTGAATCGACCTTTGGTCCTGAGGCGATCAATTTGGAGGATTTTCTTGCATGGATGGGGCAGAAGACTGCAAATAAACCCAGCGTGGAAATAGCGGAGGTTTCCAAGATGGACCCCCCTACCATGTCAAGGCCGTCAGTAATCACTATGTTGATTACCTATCTCTTTCGATATGCGAGGCATTATATCAAAAAAGCACTTGAAGACACGCCTCTTTCAAAAATGGATGAATTCACTTATCTGGCTGCCTTGAACTTCCAGCCTTCTATGAAGAAAAGTGAATTGATTCACGGACATATCATGGAATTGTCATCCGGAGTTGAAGTGATTAAGCGAATGGAAAAGAAAGGATGGGTGCATTCTTTTCCTGATCCAGAGGACGGGAGATCTACTCGAGTAGCGATTACGGATATGGGAAAGGGCGCAATGTTCGCTTCTATGTCTGCATTAGAGCAGGTTGCAAATATTGTTTCTGGAAATTTGTCAGAAGAAGAGCTGGAAACGCTGCTTCCTTTATTGAATAAATTGAATACGTTTCACAAGACCATTCATGATCAGGATAAGAAAAGCGACCTGGCTGAAATTGCTGGAAAGTATTTGTCACAGTGACCTATTCTTCAACTTTGCTGAGCTTGGCAAATTGATAGCCAGCAATTGGATAGCTGAGAATCCGCTCAACAAACTCTACCTCTTGGCCTGTAACTCTTGGCGAATTCTCAGGGCCTGAAATCACCTCAAAAAGTAGGTTTTCTCCGGACAAGCGATAAGAAATGGAAAGCATCGTGTTATTGACCACAAATCTCGATATCATAAAATCTCCAAATGCCTGAAGATCAAGGATGATAGAGTTCTGCTCATCAATCTGAAATTGACCGGGGCTTCCTACTGCAATCAATTGATATTTCCGTTCGTCTTTTTCCTCCAAATGATACAGAATGGTCCAATCCCAGATGCCAGTCGAATCTGTTGGGGAAATAGTCAGCTCCATTTTAAGACTCTGAGTAATTCCTGTGTCCGAATAAATTTCCAGAGTTCCCATCCATGATCCATACCATGAGCTAGAAAGCGTCTGTGCTTGAATATTGGACAGTCCAATCAGCATTGAAAAAATGATCAAAACTGGGTATTTGGAATTTAGAGGAGGCATGTGAACCGATTATTTGGATGAGAGATTATCCATTAAGCGAATGATGTGAGGCAATTTAGCCTTTTTTGCCTTTTGTTTAGGGCTCTCTCCTTTTCGGTCCTTGAGGTTTGGATTTGCTCCGTTTTTTAGCAGTAATTCTACCAGCTCTTGGTGATGAACAGCAAAGTGCAATGCTGTTCTTCCATGAGTATCTTGAAAATTGACTTTGGCTCCAAGGTTGATAAGAAGCTCCACTAATTGGGGCTTTTCTTGTTTTACCGCTTCTAGGAAAGTTTCATCTAAATCGATTGAAGCTGTTCTATCCTGATCCAAAGATTCTTTTTCGGAAGATTCTTCTAATTGAAAGCCAATCATCTTGGCCAATTGGTACGCTGAAATTCCATACGGTTCTCCAATTCTCAAGATTTGATCGATAAGTGGAGAAGGTCCGAGTTTGGCAATTTGGGCGAGGGAAAGCACCAAAGGCTTTAACCATTCGGTCGGCAAAGTAAGAGGATCAAGGATCGTTTGTGCCAATCTTTGTTCCCAAGCCTTAATCAGAGATTGGCCTTTTTCAGAGGCTAAATCTAGATTGATTGAACTCGGATTCAACTGGTTGATATCACTGAGTAACTGCATGACTCCATTCTCCTGAGCGGGGAGAGATCCACTACGGTTGGAGTTCAGCAATTTGGAGAGTCTTGGGCTTAAATGTGGGTGTTGAAAAATTGGAGTTCCATTGGGCATGGGTCTGGCGGGATCAGCTCCTGCTTCCAGAAGCTGCCGAGAAATGGTAATTCTATTGTGTTGGACTGCCATCATTAACGGAGTAACCCCCATTTCATTGACTCCGTCTACCTCCGCACCTGCATCAATGAGCTTTTTGACCATGGATGTCTTGCCTGATTTGGCAGCATGAAAAATGGCGTTTTCCCCTGAATGATCCACTCTTTCGAGCTCTGGGTGTGATTGAAGGATTAGGTTGAATATCGGAAGGCTTCCAGATTTAACTGCTTGGATAATAGGAGTAATACCGTTGGGCCCCGAGGCATTTACATCTGCTTGAGCTTTGATCAATAATTCTACCATTTGTGGGTGTCCAACCATCACAGCTTTGATCAAAACAGGAATACCCGAAGAGTGAATGTAATTGGCAGATTTCCCACATTTCAACAGAATCTCTAGGCAATTGACCTGTTGATCTTCCACTGCCAGCCAGACGGTGTGATCATCGAATGTACCCAGTTCACGAATTACCTGACTTTTTTCCCAGTATGTTTGAATTTTCCTAAACATATACCTGATAAGGTACAGAAAGGGTGGGTGGTCGGCAATGCCAGCTTTGACCTTGCTCCTACACCTCATTGGGGCTGAATTTTTCCGGATAAGAATCGAGGGATTTTTTTTCAGTTATTAAATGATTTGACTTTACTATATTTATTCTCCAATTATTATGTGGTAAGTAATCCTTCTTTTTCTCATGAAGCAATCCGGTCATAATCCGCCTTCCGAAGAGTTAGCCTTTAAGTCGTTGTTTGACCGGTACTACGATTCCATCCGCAATTTCCTGTATTACAAATCAGGAAATAGGGATCTCGCAGAGGATTTGGCGCAGGATGCGTTTATGATTTTGTGGAAAAAACGGGCCAATATTGATCCGAACAAAGTCAAAAGCTATCTCTATACGATTGCCAATAATCTGTTTCTCAATGAGGTAAAGCATCAAAAGGTCGTTTTCAAATTCCAGCAACAACCCATTTCCACCACGTCGGTTGAGACTCCTCAATACATCATGGAGGAAGAGGAATTTCGTTCTAAACTGGATCATGCTATTTCATCATTACCCGAAAAAAATCGGGTGGTATTTTTGATGAACCGAATTGAAAAACTGACCTATCGAGAGATCGCTGAGCGCTTGGAGATCAGTGTCAAAGCTGTTGAAAAACGAATGCATAAGGCACTTTTGGAACTTCGACAGATCCATGCCAAGATTTAATCCTATCCTGTTCTGAATCAGATAGAAAAAAAATCATTCGAACGGGTAGGGTATGTGTCCCTACACTTGTTTTAGGGGTGAAGTCAATCCTGTATTCTGAGATTTGTTGTTAGACGACTACTGAATGGTACATATATATGAGCAAACATTTACCCACGGATCAATTTCTTGCTCGACTGTTGAATCGTCAACTTTCTGAGGAAGAGCAGAATGCCTGGGATTTGGATGATCAACAGAAAGATTTACGGAATCTGATCAATGCCGCTGACCAGCTCAAAGTTCCCCACAAGCAATCCAAGGAAGATGCTTGGGAACAAATGATGCAGCGGATTCAATCCGAGGAAGATGCTTCCCCAGTTCAGACTCCTGTAATTCCTTTGTTTACTCGTTTGAAGCCTTGGATGACTGCCGCAGCTGCTGTTGCAGTGCTGATTGTTTCGTATTTGATCCTGACGCCTTCCAGTTCTCAGATATCCGCACCACTTGGTCAACAATTGACCCATCAATTGCCTGATCAGTCCACGGTTATCCTGAATGCTGGCTCTGAAATATCTTATGATGCTGAATCATTCGCGGAAACGCGAGTTCTCGAACTCAAGGGAGAGGCATTTTTCAAAGTTGCTCCCGGAAAGTCGTTCATCGTAGATACCGAAGAAGGTGATGTCGAAGTTCTGGGTACGAGTTTTAATACTCGTGCGAGAGATGGAAAAATGGAAGTCATTTGTTACACGGGAAAGGTAAAAGTGACTGCCGAATCAGGAAGTGAGGAAGTAATCCTTACACCCGGTCAATCTGCAAATACTTATCAAGGTGGACTCAATACGGCGGAAATTGCGAATTTGGACGCTGCACCCCAATGGACAAAAGGTGTGTTCAGCTTCAAGAAAAGCGATTTTTCAGATGTCGTAGCAGAGTTGGAACGTCAATTTGATGTGCAAGTTCAGTATGAAAATATGGAAGGTCGTACTTTGACTATTACATTTTTCAACGATGACATGGAGCTGGCACTCAAAACAATCTGTGAAGCTTTGGATTTAAATTATATCTTTACTGATGAAGATAAGTCCAAAGTCGTGCTGAAACCAGCACAGCAGTAGGGCATTCCCTCCTTGATTCGATAATATGGCGTGTTCCAGATATGTAATGATCTGGCTTCTGATAACATTCACCTGGCTGGGCGCTAGCGCTCAGTCGGGTGTCTTGGTATCTGAGTCATTCAGAAATACGCCACTTTCCATGGTATTCGGACGCCTCGAATCCCATTATCCCGTTTCTTTTTCCTACGACGATCGACTTATCGATGGAATCCGAGTTACCGCTCGCTTCCGAGGAATACCTCTGGATACCGTTTTGCATCGCGTTTTGCGCAATACAGAACTTGAACACGTTTCTTTGGCCCGCGGTCAGTATGTGATTCGATCCAAAAAGCGGCAAAGTAAAACTGGGGGTATTTGGTCTTATTACAGGACCATCAAGGGACATGTTCATGATGGCGCTACCAACCAGCCTATTGATTACGCTCAGGTATATCTAGAGGTCAATAAGTCTGGCGCTCATTCTGATGACCAAGGAATGTTCGAGTTGGAATTACCCGCAGGAAGAACTGATACTCTCCTAATTTCGCGAATTGGGTATCAGGCGTTGAGAATTCCCATTGATGCCGAAACGAAATCCTTTGATTTGGCGATTGCTCTCTCTCCGGTAGATGTCGCATTGGATCCTGTGGTCATTCCAGAAACCAACGGGCAGGTGATTGAAATCACTGATGCTGCAAATGTTATCTCGTTGGATCCGGAAACCACTCCGAATATGGCCGGATTCGGAGAGCCAGATATCTTCAGAACGCTCCTGCTGTTGCCGGGAATCTCTAGCATTGATGAATCCGTTTCAAATCTGAATGTTCGAGGCGGAACTATGGACCAAAACTTGGTCCTCTTCGATGGTATTACGGTGTATGAACCCAGCCACATGTTTGGCAGAGTGAGCGCATTCAATGATCAGGCCGTCAAGCAAGTTTCTATCCATCGAGGCGGATTTCATTCCAAGTTCGGCGGAAGATTGTCAAGTGTAATTGACGTTGAAGGAGCTCCGACCCAACCGACTGAATGGCATGCGGGAGGTTCAATCAACTTGTTGAATGCCAATATTTTCGGAGAGGCTCCTATTTTCAAAAAACAGGGGGCAGTTAGAGTCGCTATGCGTCGGTCTTTTTCTGATCTTCTCTCCAATCCCGTTTACAGTCGATTATTCGATAATACTTTTCAAGAAGGAGTCATCTTCCAAGATCAAGTAAAGCTCGCCGAAGGACAGGCCATCGATTTGAGTCCGAGCTTCTTTTTTTCAGATATCAATCTGAAAATGGTTTATCGACCGACTCCAGAGGACAAACTATTTGTGTCCTTTTATCGTGGCAATGACAACCTCAAGTACTATAGCCTTGCATCTCACTCTGAGGGAGAACAATCCTCCTTCGATGAGTTGAAACTGATGAATAAAGGAATCAGCTTTAATTGGTCGAGAAACTGGGGTGCTAAACTTGAGACCAGCGCAACATTGGCGATGTCCACATTCGAAAATTCTTATGGATACTCTTTCCAAGACGTATCCGATTTGGGAGAATTACGCTACGATTACTATCTCGACAACCAAATCAAAGATTATGGCTTCCGGTTCGATGCAACCACTCGCCTAAATGACCGGAATACCCTTGAATCTGGGATGCATCTTTCTATGCTTTCCACCAATCACCAACTTGGATATTACCAGACTTTTCTTCCAGATATGGACAGTCTGGAATTGAATAAAACCGATTCAGATCAGGTTGGGGGGGTAATGGCTGTATATGCGCAGCACACATATCTTCCATTCAACAATCTTTCAGTGAGTATCGGAGGGAGAGGTCAATACTACTCTGGTACGTCTCAATTCTATTTGTCCCCTAGATCTACCATAAAGTGGGCGATTTCCAATCAGGTATCTCTTAAGGGCTCGGTCGGAAAATTTCATCAATTCGTAAATAGAACCCAACATGCCAATCTGGTTCATGCTGGCGAAGATGTTTGGAGGCTTGCGGATGCGGATTCCATTGGTGTGAGTCAAGCATGGCATTACATTGTAGGAGGCGCTTATGAAGGCAAGGACTTTTTGGTGAACTTGGAGCTCTACCGAAAGGATCTCAATGGATTGCTTACTTACCATACAGATTCTTATATCGCAGATGAAGATCTTCAAGGTCAGCTCAATCTTTTCAAAGACGGATCTGGCTGGGTCAATGGGTTGGATCTATTGGTCAAGAAAGAATGGGGATCCTATGTAGGATGGGTTTCCTATACTTTGGCCAAAACCATGTACCGCTTCGAAGAAATCAATAATGGTAGTGAATTCGCTGCCAATCATGATCGACGACATACCTTGAAGTTGGTCAATATGTACCGCCTCAACCAATGGTCTTTCACCGCGACTTGGATGTTTAACAGTGGAGCACCTTTCACCAATATTGGAAGCGTTGAAGGAGGGGCTATTCCACAGATAACCTTCGGCCCCAAAAATGCTGAAAATCTTCCCCTCTATCATAGATTGGATCTTTCTTCTTCCTACGAATTTCAATTTCGTGAAAAGTGGAATGGTCAAGTGGGTCTTTCGATTTTCAATCTTTACAACCGTATGAACATCAGCGATGTGCGGTTTATGGTTGCGCCCGGTGCTGACCCTGAGGCCAAAAACCCTCCTATCGTACAACTCAATAAGCGCTTGATGGGAATCAGCCCCAATGTATTCCTGAATCTTGAGTTCTAAGCGCTATTTCCCCTTATTCTCCCGAGTTTATTCCCCCGTCAATAAATCTGCAATTGACCTGTTTAGCGGGGATCTCATTCCATGATTTCATTCCAAAACCCTGAACAAATTTTCAGGATTCATCATGAGGAGCTACTTAATTCCTTGGAAATAGGTAATTTGTAGGCTAGGTATCTCCGTGATCGGCAGATATACGGTCTTCGGTGAATTTTTTTTTGATTGTTCGGGAATTTCCAATTTCATCTGTTCTATTTGATG is a window from the Pontibacter sp. G13 genome containing:
- a CDS encoding carboxypeptidase-like regulatory domain-containing protein produces the protein MGAIKSTSPFSALVAFIVMICLPATIHAQTGTINGRLVDGLTKAPLAFGTIRVQETNFGSYTDSLGEFKIQGLPPGLYNLEARYTGYEVNVLYEVEVIGTKPTVLEIPMNEAENTTDSVVITASPFKKIEEAPLSLRTIGTSEIKRNPGGNRDISKVIQSLPGVASTVSFRNDILIRGGAPNENRFYIDGIETPNINHFATQGASGGPVGLINVDFIGEVDFFSGAFPANRGNALSSVFEFRQREARDDRLGFTATLGASDLALTLEGPVSDNSSFMFSYRRSYLQFLFRVLALPFLPTYNDYQFKQKIRLGQKHEIKIVSLGALDDFALNLEADSTDYQKYILGNLPVQTQWSYTFGVNYKYFGERGFWQVVASRNMLNNESIKYSDNNAETGDLILDYESQEIENKLRIERTARASGFKWTYGVNYEYAKYTNSTFAETQFGTVDFESALGFNKYGAFGQVSKNFFNERLVLSAGARVDGNTFSEQMQNPLNQFSPRVSASVGILPNLTFNLNTGIFYQLPPYTILGFRDNQGNLANQDIQYIRNKHVVAGFSYTTKANSKLSVEGYYKNYDQYPFLTRDSISLANLGGDFGVVGNEPAISTSEGRTYGMEFLYQQRLYKGFYGIVAYTLGWSEFKNNRDEYVPSSWDSRHIIALTLGKKFKGDWEVGAKWRFTSGTPFTPADIEASRLIANWEINQREIPDYDQLNSLRTNSFHQLDMRVDKKWYFNKWSLNLFIDIQNVYGYRIPGPPILDVIKDENDLPQVDGSDPSRYQTRFLENDLGIFQPTIGIVVSY
- a CDS encoding FecR domain-containing protein; amino-acid sequence: MSKHLPTDQFLARLLNRQLSEEEQNAWDLDDQQKDLRNLINAADQLKVPHKQSKEDAWEQMMQRIQSEEDASPVQTPVIPLFTRLKPWMTAAAAVAVLIVSYLILTPSSSQISAPLGQQLTHQLPDQSTVILNAGSEISYDAESFAETRVLELKGEAFFKVAPGKSFIVDTEEGDVEVLGTSFNTRARDGKMEVICYTGKVKVTAESGSEEVILTPGQSANTYQGGLNTAEIANLDAAPQWTKGVFSFKKSDFSDVVAELERQFDVQVQYENMEGRTLTITFFNDDMELALKTICEALDLNYIFTDEDKSKVVLKPAQQ
- a CDS encoding ankyrin repeat domain-containing protein, whose translation is MFRKIQTYWEKSQVIRELGTFDDHTVWLAVEDQQVNCLEILLKCGKSANYIHSSGIPVLIKAVMVGHPQMVELLIKAQADVNASGPNGITPIIQAVKSGSLPIFNLILQSHPELERVDHSGENAIFHAAKSGKTSMVKKLIDAGAEVDGVNEMGVTPLMMAVQHNRITISRQLLEAGADPARPMPNGTPIFQHPHLSPRLSKLLNSNRSGSLPAQENGVMQLLSDINQLNPSSINLDLASEKGQSLIKAWEQRLAQTILDPLTLPTEWLKPLVLSLAQIAKLGPSPLIDQILRIGEPYGISAYQLAKMIGFQLEESSEKESLDQDRTASIDLDETFLEAVKQEKPQLVELLINLGAKVNFQDTHGRTALHFAVHHQELVELLLKNGANPNLKDRKGESPKQKAKKAKLPHIIRLMDNLSSK
- a CDS encoding carboxypeptidase-like regulatory domain-containing protein; the protein is MIWLLITFTWLGASAQSGVLVSESFRNTPLSMVFGRLESHYPVSFSYDDRLIDGIRVTARFRGIPLDTVLHRVLRNTELEHVSLARGQYVIRSKKRQSKTGGIWSYYRTIKGHVHDGATNQPIDYAQVYLEVNKSGAHSDDQGMFELELPAGRTDTLLISRIGYQALRIPIDAETKSFDLAIALSPVDVALDPVVIPETNGQVIEITDAANVISLDPETTPNMAGFGEPDIFRTLLLLPGISSIDESVSNLNVRGGTMDQNLVLFDGITVYEPSHMFGRVSAFNDQAVKQVSIHRGGFHSKFGGRLSSVIDVEGAPTQPTEWHAGGSINLLNANIFGEAPIFKKQGAVRVAMRRSFSDLLSNPVYSRLFDNTFQEGVIFQDQVKLAEGQAIDLSPSFFFSDINLKMVYRPTPEDKLFVSFYRGNDNLKYYSLASHSEGEQSSFDELKLMNKGISFNWSRNWGAKLETSATLAMSTFENSYGYSFQDVSDLGELRYDYYLDNQIKDYGFRFDATTRLNDRNTLESGMHLSMLSTNHQLGYYQTFLPDMDSLELNKTDSDQVGGVMAVYAQHTYLPFNNLSVSIGGRGQYYSGTSQFYLSPRSTIKWAISNQVSLKGSVGKFHQFVNRTQHANLVHAGEDVWRLADADSIGVSQAWHYIVGGAYEGKDFLVNLELYRKDLNGLLTYHTDSYIADEDLQGQLNLFKDGSGWVNGLDLLVKKEWGSYVGWVSYTLAKTMYRFEEINNGSEFAANHDRRHTLKLVNMYRLNQWSFTATWMFNSGAPFTNIGSVEGGAIPQITFGPKNAENLPLYHRLDLSSSYEFQFREKWNGQVGLSIFNLYNRMNISDVRFMVAPGADPEAKNPPIVQLNKRLMGISPNVFLNLEF
- a CDS encoding MarR family transcriptional regulator, with the translated sequence MPQQQPSQRGYSLIEELVREVADFESTFGPEAINLEDFLAWMGQKTANKPSVEIAEVSKMDPPTMSRPSVITMLITYLFRYARHYIKKALEDTPLSKMDEFTYLAALNFQPSMKKSELIHGHIMELSSGVEVIKRMEKKGWVHSFPDPEDGRSTRVAITDMGKGAMFASMSALEQVANIVSGNLSEEELETLLPLLNKLNTFHKTIHDQDKKSDLAEIAGKYLSQ
- a CDS encoding RNA polymerase sigma-70 factor, with translation MKQSGHNPPSEELAFKSLFDRYYDSIRNFLYYKSGNRDLAEDLAQDAFMILWKKRANIDPNKVKSYLYTIANNLFLNEVKHQKVVFKFQQQPISTTSVETPQYIMEEEEFRSKLDHAISSLPEKNRVVFLMNRIEKLTYREIAERLEISVKAVEKRMHKALLELRQIHAKI